From Streptomyces sp. CMB-StM0423, a single genomic window includes:
- a CDS encoding AzlC family ABC transporter permease, whose protein sequence is MATEAQPPSTAEPAPEDRAALRDGLGVGVAVGLSGFAFGVTAAGAGLSAAQACAMSLLIFTGASQFALAGAVAAGGGPFAAAAGAFFLGVRNAFYGLRLAPMLRLPRALRPLAAQWVIDETAVVTIAQSTRRGQRIGFVVTGLTLYVCWNVTTLVGVLGAEAIGDTAAWGLDAAGPAVFLALVGPMLTGTVERATALVAVALVLGTLPALPAGTPVLVAALAAPLVLALYGRRTRGRAQGDSPDRTDGADAHEAEGAA, encoded by the coding sequence ATGGCCACAGAAGCACAGCCTCCGTCCACCGCAGAGCCCGCGCCCGAGGACCGCGCCGCCCTGCGCGACGGGCTCGGGGTCGGGGTCGCCGTCGGGCTCTCCGGGTTCGCGTTCGGCGTCACCGCGGCCGGTGCCGGGCTCAGCGCCGCGCAGGCGTGCGCCATGAGCCTGCTGATCTTCACCGGCGCCTCGCAGTTCGCCCTCGCCGGTGCGGTGGCCGCGGGCGGCGGCCCGTTCGCCGCCGCGGCCGGGGCCTTCTTCCTCGGTGTACGGAACGCGTTCTACGGGCTCCGCCTCGCGCCCATGCTCCGGCTGCCCCGGGCGCTGCGGCCGCTCGCCGCCCAGTGGGTCATCGACGAGACGGCCGTCGTCACCATCGCCCAGTCCACCCGCCGCGGCCAGCGCATCGGCTTCGTCGTCACCGGACTCACCCTGTACGTCTGCTGGAACGTGACCACCCTCGTCGGCGTGCTCGGCGCCGAGGCGATCGGCGACACCGCCGCCTGGGGCCTGGACGCGGCCGGGCCCGCGGTGTTCCTGGCGCTGGTGGGGCCGATGCTGACGGGGACCGTGGAGCGGGCCACCGCCCTCGTCGCCGTCGCGCTCGTCCTCGGCACGCTGCCGGCGCTGCCCGCCGGGACGCCGGTGCTGGTCGCCGCGCTGGCGGCGCCGCTGGTGCTGGCGCTGTACGGCAGGCGCACGCGCGGGCGCGCGCAGGGTGATTCCCCGGACCGTACGGACGGGGCGGACGCGCACGAGGCGGAGGGCGCCGCGTGA
- a CDS encoding amino acid ABC transporter ATP-binding protein, producing the protein MTEVSMAKDAVPAAGEPLVVLDNVNKHFGALHVLQDIDLTIARGEVVVVIGPSGSGKSTLCRAINRLEPIDSGRITLDGKPLPDEGRELAKLRADVGMVFQSFNLFAHKTVLQNVMLGQIKVRKKDKAAAETSARALLDRVGVGNQADKYPAQLSGGQQQRVAIARALAMEPKVMLFDEPTSALDPEMINEVLEVMQQLARDGMTMVVVTHEMGFARSAANRVVFMSDGQIVEETTPDQFFTNPRSDRAKDFLSKILHH; encoded by the coding sequence ATGACCGAGGTTTCGATGGCCAAGGACGCCGTCCCCGCAGCGGGCGAACCGCTGGTCGTGCTGGACAACGTCAACAAGCATTTCGGTGCGCTCCACGTGCTCCAGGACATCGACCTGACGATCGCGCGCGGCGAGGTCGTCGTCGTCATCGGGCCGTCCGGGTCCGGGAAGTCCACGCTGTGCCGGGCGATCAACCGGCTGGAGCCCATCGACTCCGGCCGCATCACGCTGGACGGCAAGCCCTTGCCCGACGAGGGCCGTGAGCTGGCGAAGCTCCGCGCCGACGTGGGCATGGTCTTCCAGTCCTTCAACCTCTTCGCCCACAAGACCGTGCTGCAGAACGTGATGCTCGGGCAGATCAAGGTCCGCAAGAAGGACAAGGCGGCCGCGGAGACCTCCGCCAGGGCCCTGCTTGACCGGGTGGGCGTCGGCAACCAGGCGGACAAGTACCCCGCGCAGCTTTCGGGCGGCCAGCAGCAGCGGGTGGCGATCGCCCGCGCGCTGGCGATGGAGCCCAAGGTGATGCTCTTCGACGAGCCCACCTCGGCCCTCGACCCCGAGATGATCAACGAGGTGCTGGAGGTAATGCAGCAACTCGCCCGGGACGGTATGACTATGGTCGTCGTCACGCACGAGATGGGCTTCGCCCGCTCGGCGGCGAACCGGGTGGTCTTCATGTCCGACGGCCAGATCGTGGAGGAGACGACCCCCGACCAGTTCTTCACCAACCCTCGCAGCGACCGGGCGAAGGACTTCCTGTCGAAGATCCTGCACCACTGA
- a CDS encoding AzlD domain-containing protein yields MTTWLAIGLTFAGCYAAKLLGLSVPSGALERPLVRRLAALLPVALLAALTAQQTFADGATLVLDARAAGLAAAGAALLLRAPFLVVVAAAVVVTAAVRAVAG; encoded by the coding sequence GTGACCACCTGGCTCGCGATCGGGCTGACCTTCGCCGGCTGCTACGCGGCCAAGCTGCTCGGCCTCTCCGTGCCCTCGGGCGCCCTGGAGCGCCCCCTCGTCCGGCGCCTGGCCGCCCTGCTGCCCGTCGCCCTGCTGGCGGCGCTCACCGCGCAGCAGACCTTCGCCGACGGCGCCACGCTGGTCCTCGACGCCCGCGCCGCGGGGCTGGCGGCGGCCGGTGCCGCGCTGCTGCTGCGGGCGCCGTTCCTGGTCGTGGTGGCCGCCGCGGTGGTCGTGACCGCGGCGGTACGGGCCGTGGCCGGCTGA
- a CDS encoding DUF3046 domain-containing protein, translating into MRLTVFWQRMRDYFGEPYVDSFARDHVMSELGGRTVREALDAGWDARDVWRGVCAAMDIPAEMR; encoded by the coding sequence ATGCGGTTGACGGTCTTCTGGCAGCGGATGCGCGACTACTTCGGCGAGCCCTACGTCGACTCCTTCGCCCGCGACCACGTGATGTCCGAGCTGGGCGGGCGTACGGTCCGCGAGGCGCTGGACGCCGGGTGGGACGCGCGCGACGTCTGGCGCGGGGTGTGCGCGGCGATGGACATCCCGGCGGAGATGCGCTGA
- a CDS encoding response regulator transcription factor, whose translation MRLLLVEDDDHVATALSAVLARHGFEVGMAHSGQEALQELLHSELAPFDVVLLDLGLPDQDGFEVCGRIRKLTGTPVIMVTARSDVRSRIHGLNLGADDYVVKPYDTGELLARVHAVARRTAAAEPEPAAGPGGTGPAAAGERADDPVAPLVVVGPVTLEPHSRRVSVGGAEVQLTRKEFDLLALLAARPGVVFRREQIISEVWRSSWEGTGRTLEVHIASLRSKLGLPALIETVRGVGYRLVPPPAG comes from the coding sequence ATGAGGCTGCTGCTCGTCGAGGACGACGACCACGTGGCCACCGCGCTCTCCGCGGTGCTGGCCCGGCACGGCTTCGAGGTGGGCATGGCACACAGCGGCCAGGAGGCGCTGCAGGAGCTGCTGCACAGCGAGCTGGCCCCGTTCGACGTGGTGCTGCTGGACCTGGGGCTGCCGGACCAGGACGGCTTCGAGGTGTGCGGACGTATCCGCAAGCTGACCGGCACTCCCGTAATCATGGTGACCGCACGCTCCGACGTCCGGTCCCGGATCCATGGGCTCAACCTGGGTGCCGACGACTATGTCGTCAAGCCGTACGACACGGGCGAACTCCTCGCGCGCGTGCACGCCGTCGCCCGGCGCACCGCGGCGGCCGAGCCCGAGCCCGCCGCGGGGCCCGGCGGCACGGGTCCTGCCGCGGCCGGCGAGCGGGCCGACGATCCCGTGGCGCCGCTGGTCGTCGTGGGCCCGGTGACGCTGGAGCCCCACTCCCGCCGGGTCAGCGTCGGCGGCGCGGAAGTACAGCTCACCCGCAAGGAGTTCGACCTGCTCGCGCTGCTCGCGGCGCGCCCCGGGGTGGTGTTCCGGCGGGAGCAGATCATCAGCGAGGTGTGGCGCAGCAGTTGGGAGGGTACGGGCCGGACCCTGGAGGTCCACATCGCCTCCCTGCGCAGCAAGCTCGGCCTGCCCGCGCTCATCGAGACCGTGCGCGGCGTCGGCTATCGCCTCGTGCCCCCGCCGGCCGGCTGA
- a CDS encoding HAMP domain-containing sensor histidine kinase: protein MRTRLLPLLIVLMAGVLLALGFPLADRIAGQEQQRVIVDRIDDTARFASLAQYVASRNEARPPAEDERLRALQEELHRYHDLYGIRAGVYYRDRAAMAAAPTGWRAMARAEGDRAFSESLAGRRSHDPPQVWPWQDDRLTVASPVVRDGDVVAVVVTDSPTGAMRSRTLTGWLWLGAGIAAAMTVAVAAAYRLTGWVLKPVRVLDKAAHDIATGRLKSRVAAAGGPPELRRLAGSFNEMADNVEDVLEQQRTFVADASHQLRNPLSALLLRIELLRLEAPQAAAEIESVQAEGTRLARVLDDLLDLALAEHSPADLRVTDVARLAAERVASWRPLAEGNDVRLFLSGATAVTGWADEVALSSALDAVVDNAVKFSPRCGEVEVRVDTAGDEVTVAVADGGPGLTDEELGRVGDRFWRSGRHQNVSGSGLGLSIARALLAAGGGRISYERNEPEGLRVTIAVPRTAPEGGVQGGD from the coding sequence ATGCGTACCCGTCTGCTCCCCCTGCTCATCGTGCTCATGGCCGGCGTGCTGCTCGCGCTCGGCTTCCCGCTGGCCGACCGCATCGCCGGGCAGGAGCAGCAGCGGGTGATCGTGGACCGGATCGACGACACCGCCCGCTTCGCCTCCCTCGCGCAGTACGTCGCCTCCCGCAATGAGGCCCGCCCGCCGGCCGAGGACGAGCGGCTGCGCGCGCTCCAGGAGGAGCTGCACCGGTACCACGACCTCTACGGCATCCGCGCCGGCGTCTACTACCGCGACCGCGCCGCGATGGCCGCCGCCCCCACCGGCTGGCGGGCCATGGCCCGCGCCGAGGGCGACCGGGCCTTCTCGGAGTCCCTGGCGGGCCGCCGCAGCCACGACCCCCCGCAGGTCTGGCCCTGGCAGGACGACCGGCTGACCGTCGCCTCCCCGGTCGTACGGGACGGGGACGTGGTCGCCGTCGTGGTCACCGACTCGCCCACCGGGGCCATGCGCTCGCGGACGCTCACCGGCTGGCTGTGGCTCGGAGCGGGCATCGCCGCCGCGATGACGGTCGCGGTGGCGGCGGCGTACCGGCTGACCGGCTGGGTGCTCAAGCCCGTGCGCGTACTCGACAAGGCCGCCCACGACATCGCCACCGGCCGGCTGAAGTCCCGCGTCGCCGCCGCCGGCGGGCCGCCGGAGCTGCGCCGGCTCGCGGGGTCCTTCAACGAGATGGCCGACAACGTCGAGGACGTCCTGGAGCAGCAGCGCACCTTCGTCGCGGACGCCTCCCACCAACTGCGCAACCCGCTGTCCGCGCTGCTGCTGCGCATCGAGCTGCTGCGGCTTGAGGCGCCGCAGGCCGCGGCGGAGATCGAGTCGGTGCAGGCGGAGGGCACCCGGCTGGCGCGGGTGCTGGACGACCTGCTGGATCTGGCGCTGGCCGAGCACTCCCCCGCCGACCTGCGGGTGACCGACGTGGCCCGGCTGGCGGCGGAGCGGGTCGCGAGCTGGCGTCCGCTGGCCGAGGGAAACGACGTACGGCTGTTCCTGTCCGGCGCCACGGCCGTGACCGGCTGGGCGGACGAGGTGGCGCTGTCCAGCGCGCTGGACGCGGTGGTGGACAACGCCGTGAAGTTCTCGCCGCGGTGCGGCGAGGTGGAGGTGCGGGTGGACACCGCCGGCGACGAGGTGACGGTCGCCGTCGCCGACGGCGGGCCGGGGCTCACCGACGAGGAGCTGGGCCGCGTCGGCGACCGCTTCTGGCGCAGCGGACGGCATCAGAACGTCTCCGGCTCGGGTCTGGGGCTGTCCATCGCCCGGGCGCTGCTGGCGGCGGGCGGGGGACGTATCTCGTATGAACGCAACGAGCCGGAGGGGCTCCGGGTGACGATCGCGGTGCCGCGCACGGCGCCGGAGGGCGGCGTGCAGGGGGGCGATTAG
- a CDS encoding AraC family transcriptional regulator — protein sequence MGSRTARASGDADREWARHWRYTSLPGLDLLRARYVGHTFPTHSHDGYVFGAVTAGVEAVGMPDGTLLAGPGTVVMINPEVPHTARAGAEEGWSYATLYPTAGLVAEVAAEVTAIGGTAGFGETMVDDPGGARLITEVHRAAEEDNPLAADSVLRVVLARLLRRHGARLPGRVVASAGARTAARARAVLYERMAAPPTLEALAAELGTSPFALLRAFKEAYGTPPHRWLTDARVRRARRLLDEGLRPSEAAVTVGFTDQPHLNRHFTRIVGVPPGAYQRERAG from the coding sequence ATGGGGTCGCGCACGGCGCGGGCGTCGGGCGACGCCGATCGCGAGTGGGCCCGGCACTGGCGCTACACCAGCCTGCCCGGCCTCGACCTGCTGCGCGCCCGCTACGTCGGGCACACCTTCCCCACCCACTCCCACGACGGCTATGTCTTCGGCGCCGTCACCGCGGGCGTGGAGGCCGTCGGCATGCCCGACGGCACGCTCCTCGCCGGCCCCGGGACCGTCGTCATGATCAACCCCGAGGTGCCGCACACGGCCCGCGCGGGCGCCGAGGAGGGCTGGTCGTACGCGACGCTCTACCCGACCGCGGGCCTGGTCGCCGAGGTGGCGGCGGAGGTCACCGCCATCGGCGGCACCGCGGGCTTCGGCGAGACCATGGTCGACGACCCCGGCGGCGCCCGCCTCATCACCGAGGTGCACCGCGCCGCGGAGGAGGACAACCCGCTGGCCGCCGACAGCGTGCTGCGCGTCGTGCTGGCCCGCCTGCTGCGCCGCCACGGTGCGCGGCTCCCGGGGCGCGTGGTGGCGTCCGCGGGCGCGCGGACCGCGGCGCGGGCGCGGGCGGTGCTGTACGAGCGGATGGCGGCGCCGCCGACGCTGGAGGCGCTGGCGGCGGAGCTGGGCACGTCCCCGTTCGCGCTGCTGCGGGCCTTCAAGGAGGCGTACGGCACGCCGCCGCACCGCTGGCTGACCGACGCCCGGGTACGGCGTGCGCGGCGGCTGCTGGACGAGGGGCTGCGGCCGTCGGAGGCGGCGGTGACCGTGGGGTTCACCGACCAGCCGCATCTGAACCGGCACTTCACCCGCATCGTCGGTGTGCCCCCGGGCGCGTACCAGCGGGAGCGGGCGGGCTGA
- a CDS encoding AI-2E family transporter: MPPWLPRAIVLALALFACFHVAEWAFHELYGLLLNILVAFFIGLACEPAVDRLAARGMRRGAATALVFLGVLVAAAAFVAALGSLVADQVRLIVENFPDYVESLVEWINEQFGTELRVDDLQQDFLKSEVVRDYLQRSADNVWGISTTVLGGLFTALTVVLFAFYFTAEGPRLRRAICSVLPPARQTEVLRAWEIAVAKTGGYLYSRGLMAIVSGIAHYIAMLLLDVPYAPALAVWVGVVSQFVPTVGTYIAGALPILLAFTVGPWTAVWLIGFVILYQQLENYLLQPRITAKTVNIHPAVAFGSVIAGAALLGAVGALIAIPATATLQAFLSAYVRRYEVDARVQEERPLRRRGPARLARIRALLRHPGAPPGAPPGANPDREAAESGDAPRAP; encoded by the coding sequence ATGCCTCCCTGGCTGCCCCGCGCGATCGTCCTCGCGCTGGCCCTGTTCGCCTGCTTCCACGTCGCGGAGTGGGCCTTCCACGAGCTGTACGGGCTGCTGCTCAACATCCTGGTGGCGTTCTTCATCGGCCTGGCCTGCGAGCCCGCCGTCGACCGGCTCGCCGCCCGCGGCATGCGCCGCGGCGCCGCCACCGCGCTGGTCTTCCTCGGGGTGCTGGTGGCCGCCGCGGCGTTCGTCGCCGCCCTCGGCTCGCTGGTCGCCGACCAGGTCCGGCTGATCGTCGAGAACTTCCCGGACTACGTCGAGTCCCTCGTCGAGTGGATCAACGAGCAGTTCGGCACCGAGCTGCGCGTGGACGACCTCCAGCAGGACTTCCTGAAGTCCGAGGTCGTACGCGACTACCTGCAGCGCAGCGCCGACAACGTATGGGGCATCTCCACCACCGTCCTCGGCGGCCTCTTCACCGCGCTGACCGTGGTGCTGTTCGCCTTCTACTTCACCGCCGAGGGCCCGCGGCTGCGCCGCGCGATCTGCTCCGTACTGCCGCCGGCACGGCAGACCGAGGTGCTGCGCGCCTGGGAGATCGCGGTCGCCAAGACCGGCGGCTACCTCTACTCGCGCGGCCTGATGGCGATCGTCTCGGGCATCGCGCACTACATCGCGATGCTGCTGCTGGACGTGCCGTACGCGCCCGCGCTCGCGGTGTGGGTGGGGGTGGTCTCGCAGTTCGTGCCGACCGTGGGCACGTACATCGCCGGGGCGCTGCCGATCCTGCTGGCGTTCACCGTCGGGCCGTGGACGGCGGTGTGGCTGATCGGGTTCGTGATCCTGTACCAGCAGTTGGAGAACTACCTGCTGCAGCCGCGGATCACCGCGAAGACGGTGAACATACACCCCGCCGTGGCCTTCGGCTCGGTCATCGCGGGGGCCGCGCTGCTGGGCGCCGTCGGTGCCCTGATCGCGATCCCGGCGACCGCGACGCTGCAGGCGTTCCTCTCCGCGTACGTACGCCGCTACGAGGTCGACGCCCGCGTCCAGGAGGAGCGCCCCCTGCGCCGCCGCGGCCCGGCCCGGCTGGCCCGGATCCGCGCGCTGCTGCGCCACCCCGGGGCACCACCCGGCGCACCACCCGGCGCGAACCCCGACCGGGAGGCCGCGGAGTCCGGCGACGCACCCCGCGCGCCCTAA